TCCTGAGCATGTAGGCCCCAAGAAAGCAGGGGTTTGTCTGTTTTGCCCATTCTTCAGTGCTtggtattcaagaaatatttgttgaatggatgactagatgaataaataaacaacaaaacctGAAATGTGGCAAGCCTTTAGTAAATGTATGttgatttgagatttttgttGAAGTGCTTccctttgcatttatttatttttctcaactttatatttggaaaacatcAGAcgtacagaaaagttgaaagaatggtTCAGTGACTAACCTTATGTCCCCAGCTTAGATTCAAGAATTGTTAACATTTCACAATTCCTGTATATGTtcttgggggtgtgtgtgtgtgtttgttcaaGCTAAAAGTCAgttacaggctgggtgcggtggctcacgcctgtaatcctagcactttggcaggctgaggcgggcagatcacctggggtcaggagtttgagaccagcgtggccaacatggtaaaaccctgtctctactgaaaatacaaaaatcatccggatgtggtggcccatacctgtaatctcagctactcgggaggccgaggcaagagaatggcttgaacccaggaggccaaagttgcagtgagccaagatcgtgccattgcactccagcctgggtgacagagtgagactccgtctcaaaaataaataaataaaagtcagttACAGAAATATGACACTGACTCTTTGCATTTACAAGTTGGCTCTGAAGAGTGGCGAGTCAGAAGAGACGTCAGGCAGCCAGCAACTTGGGCCATGGCCTCTGACCTAGACTTCTCACCTCCGGAGGTGCCCGAGCCCACTTTCTTGGAGAACTTGCTACGGTACGGACTCTTCCTGGGAGCCATCTTCCAGCTCATCTGTGTGCTGGCCATCATCGTACCCATTCCCAAGTCCCACGAGGCGGTGAGTGTTTCCTTGGGAGCCTGAGCTTCTCTGAGTGCCAGGCTGGGTTCTGAGTACTAACAGTAGATGCCACCGCAACTAAGATCAGCGGGGTCTACAGTGGGCCTTTTTGATTTAGCGCACCCCTGAATTCCCACCTGGTGGGTTGAACCACATAGTTAATGCTTTATTTGTTCATGTACCCATTAAGGAGATTTTTATTTAGTGCCTACTACATTTCAGACTCTGCTGAAAGATGTAGTGTCTGCACCTGAGGAGCATCTGGTCCTTGGGAGGAAAGCAGATAACAAAAATATACCCCCATGTGCTCCCGTGAGAAGTACAGAGTACATCGAGGGTATATAACAAGGGGGAGAGACCTGATCTTACCCTGGGCTGTGGTCCCTGCCAAGGAGACAGTGTTTAAGCTGAGACTGAAGGAATGAGCAGGCTTGTGCCAGGCGAAGTGGGCAAGGGGCGAGGGCAACATTCCAGGGAGAGGGCATTGCACATGCAAGGGACTCAGAATAAAGGAAGGGGCTAGTTCAAGGAACCGAATGAAGGTGCCTGTGGCCAGAGCACAGAGGGGCATGATGAGAGGTGCAGCCAGAGATGTGGGCAGGGGCCAGAGGGTTTAAGTATGAGAATGATGTGGCCACATTggctgttttgttgttgctgactCTTCCTCTGTAAGTATCTTCATAACTATACGCCCTCCTTCTACCCATTTTCTTGCCCACTCCCATTTGCTCATGGCAT
This window of the Rhinopithecus roxellana isolate Shanxi Qingling chromosome 13, ASM756505v1, whole genome shotgun sequence genome carries:
- the MANBAL gene encoding protein MANBAL; its protein translation is MASDLDFSPPEVPEPTFLENLLRYGLFLGAIFQLICVLAIIVPIPKSHEAEAEPSEPRSAEVTRKPKAAVPSVNKRPKRETKKKR